In Oncorhynchus mykiss isolate Arlee chromosome 1, USDA_OmykA_1.1, whole genome shotgun sequence, the following proteins share a genomic window:
- the LOC110530947 gene encoding sideroflexin-1 encodes MSGDLSLDINIKEPRWDQSTFMGRAQHFFFVTDPRNILKSSKTLEDARVTVENYRLGVVRPGLTEDELWRAKYIYDSAFHPDTGEKMVVVGRMSAQVPMNMTITGCMLTFYRTTPAVVFWQWVNQSFNAVVNYTNRSGDAALTTNQLAAAYVSATTGAVVTALGLKSLAKRLPAVMSRFVPFFAVAAANCINIPFMRQRELKYGIPVTDENGNRLGESVTAAKSGIIQVVVSRIGMAVPAMAIPPVIMNALEKKAFMKRFPVLNAPVQVGLVGLCLVFATPLCCALFPQKSSMTVSSLEPDLQERIRQNSPHTTTVFFNKGL; translated from the exons ATGTCTGGAGATCTGTCCCTGGACATTAACATCAAGGAGCCGCGATGGGACCAGAGCACATTCATGGGCCGCGCCCAGCACTTCTTTTTCGTCACCGACCCCAGGAACATCCTCAAGTCCTCTAAGACACTGGAGGACGCACGGGTCACTGTGGAGAACTACAG GTTAGGAGTGGTGAGGCCAGGTCTGACAGAAGATGAGCTGTGGAGAGCCAAGTACATCTATGACTCTGCCTTCCACCCTGACACCGGAGAGAAGATGGTGGTGGTGGGACGCATGTCTGCCCAGGTCCCCATGAACATGACCATCACCGGCTGTATGCTCACATTCTACAG GACGACTCCAGCGGTGGTGTTCTGGCAGTGGGTGAACCAGTCCTTCAACGCTGTGGTCAACTACACCAACCGCAGTGGAGACGCTGCCCTCACCACCAA TCAGCTGGCTGCAGCGTACGTCAGTGCGACCACCGGAGCCGTAGTCACAGCCCTGGGACTCAAGTCTCTAGCCAAG CGCCTTCCAGCCGTCATGAGCCGGTTCGTCCCCTTCTTTGCTGTAGCTGCTGCCAACTGTATCAACATCCCCTTCATGAGGCAGAG GGAGTTGAAGTACGGCATCCCAGTGACCGATGAAAATGGAAACCGGTTAGGGGAGTCAGTCACCGCTGCCAAGTCGGGCATCATTCAGGTGGTGGTGTCCAGGATTGGCATGGCCGTGCCAGCTATGG CTATCCCCCCTGTGATCATGAACGCCCTGGAGAAGAAAGCCTTTATGAAG CGGTTCCCAGTCCTAAATGCTCCAGTACAGGTGGGACTGGTGGGTCTGTG tCTGGTGTTTGCTACTCCTCTGTGCTGCGCCCTGTTCCCACAGAAGAG TTCTATGACTGTGAGCAGCCTGGAGCCAGATCTGCAGGAGAGGATACGACAGAACAGTCCCCACACTACTACCGTCTTTTTCAACAAAGGCCTgtag